DNA from Methylobacterium currus:
ACAGCTGGAAGCGCGCGCACGCCCTGCACCACGCCTCCACCGGCGACCTCAGCCGCCGCGGCACGGGCGACATCCACACGCTGACCGTGCGCGAATATCTCGCCCTGTCGCGCTGGCACCGGCTCCGCTATCGGCTCTACCGCAACCCGTTCATCCTGATCGTCCTCGGTTCGCCGCTCAACTTCCTGGTGCTGCAGCGGCTTCCCTTCGGGGTCGGCCTGCCCTGGCGCACCGCGTGGCGGGACGTGCTGACCCTCGACCTCGCGCTCGCCGCGATGGTGGCGGCTCTCGCGGTCGCGGCCGGCGGGATCGGGCCGGTGCTCTGGGTGCTGCTGCCGGTCGTCAGTGTCGCCGCCTGGGTCGGCGGCTGGCTGTTCTACGTCCAGCACCAGTACGAGGAGACCGTCTGGGAGGGACCCGAGGCCTGGGACTTCCACCGCGCGGCCCTCGGCGGCAGCTCGTACTACGTCCTGCCGGCCGTGCTGCAATGGTTCACCGGCAATGTCGGCCTGCACCACATCCATCACCTGAACAGCCGCATCCCGAACTACCGTCTCCAGGAATGCCTCGACGGCCATGCGACGCTCAGCGAGGTTGGCCGGCTGACGCTGCGCGACAGCCTGCGCTGTCTCGGGCTCGCCCTCTGGGACGAGGACGCCCGCAAGCTGATCGGGTTCTCAGGGGTGCGGACGCTCCAGGCCGCTTGAAAACCGGGGCGGCGGCGCTTTGGGTCGCGCGCCGCCTTGCGGGGCTTACGCACCGTCTCCCGTCATCCGCCGCTCCGGCGCGGTCATGCAGGATCGTCCCCGCGCCCGAGAGAGGACGGCGCCCGAGCGGGTTTCGCGAAACCGGCCGCCGGTCCGGCGACAGAAAACCTGCGACACGGCAGACACTCAGGCGGACTTGCGTTGGCCTACCCACGCAAGTCCGCCTGAGACCGTCCCCATGCCTCTCAGGCCGCCTTCCTCTTCGTGATCAGCTTCACCAGATCGCGCAGGATCGCCGTCGTCTCCTTCAGCCGCTCGGCCACCGTGGCGAGGTCGCGGATGAACACCACGCTCATGTCGGGCCGCACCTTGGCGAAGGAGCGCTGGTCGGCGATGTAGCCGGCGAGCTTGGCCGGGTTGGCGAAGGAACGATCGCGGAAGTGCATGACGATGCCCTTCGGGCCGGCCTCGACCTTCTCGACGTTGGTCTCGCGGCACAGGATCTTGATCGTCACGATCTTCAGGAGCTGCTCGACCTCCGGCGGCATCGGGCCGAAGCGGTCGATCAGCTCGGCGCCGAAGCTCTCCAGCTCCTGGTCGTTCTCCAGCGTCGCGAGGCGGCGGTAGAGGCCGAGGCGCACCGAGAGATCCGCGACGTAGTCCTCCGGCATCGTGACCGGGGCGCCCAGCGCGATGGTCGGTGACCATTGCTCGTCGGTCGGCAGGGCGTTGCCGGACTTCAGCGCCGCCACCGCGCTCTCCAGCATCTGCTGGTAGAGCTCGTAGCCGACCTCCTTGACGTGGCCGGACTGCTCGTCGCCGAGCAGGTTGCCGGCGCCGCGGATGTCGAGGTCGTGGCTGGCGAGCTGGAAGCCGGCGCCCAGCGTGTCGAGGGATTGCAGCACGGAGAGGCGGCGCTCCGCCTGCACCGTCAGGGTCTTGCCCTCCGGCGTGGTGAACAGCGCGTAGGCCCGGGCCTTGGAGCGGCCGACGCGGCCGCGCAGCTGGTAGAGCTGGGCGAGGCCGAACATGTCGGCGCGGTGGACGATGAGCGTGTTGGCGGTCGGGATGTCGAGGCCCGATTCGACGATCGTGGTGGCGAGCAGGATGTCGTACTGGCCGTCGTAGAAGGCCGTCATCACGTCCTCGAGCTGGCCCGCCGCCATCTGGCCGTGGGCCACCGCCACCTTGGCCTCGGGCACCTCGCGGTCGAGGAAGCGCTTGACCTCCTCCAGGTGCTCGATGCGCGGCACGACGTAGAAGGCCTGGCCGCCGCGATAGCGCTCGCGCAGGAGCGCCTCGCGGATCGAGAGCGGATCGAACGGCATCACGAAGGTGCGCACCGCCAGGCGATCGACCGGCGGCGTGGCGATGATCGAGAGCTCGCGCACCCCCGTCATGGCGAGCTGGAGCGTGCGCGGGATCGGCGTCGCCGAGAGCGTGAGCACGTGCACCTCGGATTTCAGCGCCTTCAGCCGCTCCTTGTGGGCGACGCCGAAATGCTGCTCCTCGTCGATGATGATGAGGCCGAGATCCTTGAAGGTGATATTTTTCGCGAGCAACGCGTGGGTGCCGACCACGATGTCGACCGAGCCGTCGGCGAGGCCTTCGCGCACCTTCTTCAGGTCGGCATTGCCGACGAAGCGCGAGGCCTGGGCGACGTTGACCGGCAGGCCCTTGAACCGGGCCTCGAAGGTGCGGGCGTGCTGGCGCGCCAGGAGCGTCGTCGGCACCACCACCGCCACCTGCTTGCCCGAGAGCGCGGTGACGAAGGCGGCGCGCAGAGCCACCTCGGTCTTGCCGAAGCCGACATCGCCGCAAACCAGCCGGTCCATCGGCCGGCCGGAGGTGAGGTCGCCCAGCGTCGCGGCGATCGCCGCCTCCTGGTCCTCGGTCTCCTCGTAGGGGAAGCGGGCGGCGAACTCGCCGTAGGTCCCTTCCGGCGGCGCCATCTTCGGCGCCGATTTCAGGAAGCGCTCGGCCGCGACCTTGATGAGGGCGCCGGCCATCTCCATGATCCGGCGCTTGAGCTTGGCCTTGCGCGCCTGCCAGGCCCCGCCGCCGAGCTTGTCGAGGGCGACGTCGGCATCCTCCGAGCCGTAGCGGGTCAGAAGCTCGATATTTTCGACCGGCAGCAGCAGCAGGCCGCCGCTATACTGGATCTCCAGGCAATCGTGCGGGGCGCCGGCCGCCGTCACGGTCTTGAGCCCGATGAACCGGCCGATGCCGTGATCGGCATGGACCACGAGGTCGCCGGGCGCCAGTGCCTGCACCTCCAGGATCACGTCCTGGGGCCGCTTGGCCTTGCGCTTGGGCCGCACCAGGCGGTCGCCGAGGATGTCGCCCTCCGCCACCACGGCGAGCTGGCCGGCGGAGAACCCGGCCTCCAACCCCCAGACCGCGACGCCGATATCCTGGCCGCGCTTCATCGCCAGGATGTCGGAGAGCCGGGTGATGCTCTTCGGCTTCGGCAGGCCGTGCTCGGTCAGGACGCCGCAGAGGCGGTCGCGAGACCCCTCCGACCATGCCGCCAGGACGACGTGGTGCCCGGCTCCTTGCAGGTCGCGGACATGGCTCACCGCCGCGTCGAAGACGTTGACGCCCTCCTGCGCCCGCTCCGGCGCGAAGCTGCGGCCGGGCGCTCCCTCGCAGTCGATCAGCCGGCGCCCAGCGACCTCCGGCACATCGAAGGGGGCGAGGCGGGCGACCGTCGCGCTCTCGATGCGTTTCGCCCACTCGTTCGGCGAGAGATAGAGCGCGTCGGCTTTAAGCGGCTTGTAGGGCGCGGTGCCGCTCTGGCGCTCCTTCAGCGCCTCGCAGCGGGCGTCGTAATATTCCTGGACCTGGGACAGGCGCTCGGCCACCGCGTCGTCGGCCTGATGGTCGAGGATCAGCGGCACGCCGGCGACGTAATCGAACAGCGTGTCGAGACGGTCGTAGAACAGCGGCATCCAGTGCTCGAGGCCGGCATAGCGCCGCCCCTCGCTGATCGTCTCGTAGAGCCGGTCGTCGCGGGTCGCCGCGCCGAAGGTGGTGACGTAGCCCTGGCGGAAGCGCCGGATCGTCTCGGTGGTGAGCTGCACCTCGCTCATCGGCACGAGGTCGAGGGACCGCAATTGCCCAATCGTGCGCTGGGTCTCGGGGTCGAAGGCGCGGATCGATTCGAGGGTGTCGCCGAAGAAGTCGAGGCGGACCGGGTTGGCCAAGCCGGGCGGCGACAGGTCGATGATGCCGCCGCGCACCGCGTATTCGCCGGTGTCGCGCACGGTGCCGGTGCGCAGGAAGCCGTTGGCTTCGAGCCAGGCGACGATCTGGTCGGTGTCGAGGGCGTTGCCGGGCGCGGCGGAAAAAGTCTCGACGGCGATGCGCGACTTCGGCGGCACCCGCTGCACCAGGGCGTTGACCGTGGTGGTGAGGATGCGCGGCTTCTCGGCCGAGGAGCGGGTGCGCGCGAGCCGCGAGAGCGCCGTCATGCGCTGCGCCGCGATGGCCGGGTTCGGCGAGATCCGGTCGTAGGGCTGGCAGTCCCAGGCCGGGACGCTCATCACCTCGATCTCGGGCGCCACGAAGGCCAGCGCGCTGGCGAAGGCCGCCGAGCGGGTGCCGTCCCGGGCGACATGGACCAGCACCGCCGGGCCTTCCGCGACCTGCGACAGGGCCCGGGCGAGGTCGGCGACCACAAGGGCGTCGAACCCGTCCGGCACGCGCGCCAGCGTCGCGCTGTCGCCGGCCTTCAGGGCCTCCACGGCCCGGGTCAGCGCCGCGGATTTCGGCAGGGCGAAGCGGGCGGCCGGGGGCTTTTTCGGAGCTGCGGGCGGGGCGGGGGGCTTGGGAGCGGGCTTGGCCATCAGGTTTTTGTTGAGTCTTCAGCGGAGCCTGCTCGCGCAGGGGATCGTGGATTCGCAGGGTCGGTCGGGCGCCAGGATGAAGCGCGGGATAAACCCTCCCCCCTCTGCGGGGGAGGGCGCCCCCCGGATAGGGGCGGGAGAGGGGATCGCGACGCCGCAGGATGTGGCGCCCTTCATGACGGTCGCGGCCTCTCCGGAAGCGGCATCCCCTCTCCCGGCCTACTTCGTAGGCCACCCTTTCCCGCAGGGGGGAGGGCTAGGCGTGGCGCCTCACAGATCCACCGGCGCCCCGTGCTGGTGGAAGGCCTTCATCCGGCGATAGACCGGCGTGTCGTAGTTCGACGGGGCTTCCACCTCGTCGGTGATCCAGCGGAAGAGGTCGCGGTCCGGCACCTCGATCAGCAGCTCGAAATCGTCGAGCTCCTCCTCCGTGAGCGTCCCGATCTCGGCATCCGCGAAGCGGCCCATGATCAGGTCCATCTCCCGGGTGCCCCGGTGCCAGGAGCGGTAGAGGGTGCGGCGGCGGCGCGGATCGAGGTCGGCGCTGGTGCGGGTGGTACCGGTCATCGCGGGACAGTTCCTCGGGCTGGTCCGTGCGGCTTTACCGCCCGGGGCGCGGGTGCGAAACCCTCCGCCTGATATGGGGCGTGAGGCGCGGGATGCGACACTCATATGGCGATCCCGCGGGCCCGCAGAAGCGGCGCGGTGGTGTATAGAGCCCCCGATTGCCCTCCGCTCCCGCCCCGATGTCGCTGCGTCCCTACCTGCTCGATCCCCTGTTCGCCCCCGCCACCGTGCTGCCGGGGGCCGGTCCCAAGGTCGCCGTGCTGATCGACAAGCTCGTCGGCACGCCGGAGCGGCCGGCCCGGGTGGTCGACCTGCTGTTCCATCTGCCCCAGCGCGGCATCGCCCGGCAGCTGCGCGGCTCGATCGCCGAGGCGCCGCCCGGCGAGCCGGTGACGCTCGGCGTGACCGTGGTGGCCCACCGCCCGCCGCAGACCATGGGCGGGCGAAAGCCGTTCCGTGTGCTGGTCGAGGACCAGACCGGCGACATCACCCTGGTGTTCTTCAACCTGCCCCGCGCCCGCATCGAGAAGATGCTGCCCCTCGGCAGCCACCGCTACGTCTCCGGCCGGATCGAGCTGTGGGACGGCTTCCGCCAGATGGTGCATCCGTCCCGCATCCTCGACGAGAAGGGGCTGGCCGACCTGCCGGCGGTGGAGCCGATCTACGGCGCCACGGAAGGCCTGACCTCGCGGGCGATCGGCAAGCTCGCGGTCGCAGCCCTCGACCGGCTGCCGACCCTGCCGGAGTGGCAGGACCGTGCCTACCTCGACCGTCAGGACTGGCCGGCCTTTGCCGACGCGCTCCGCACCGAGCATCGCCCGGCGGAGGCCGCCGAGAC
Protein-coding regions in this window:
- the mfd gene encoding transcription-repair coupling factor; protein product: MAKPAPKPPAPPAAPKKPPAARFALPKSAALTRAVEALKAGDSATLARVPDGFDALVVADLARALSQVAEGPAVLVHVARDGTRSAAFASALAFVAPEIEVMSVPAWDCQPYDRISPNPAIAAQRMTALSRLARTRSSAEKPRILTTTVNALVQRVPPKSRIAVETFSAAPGNALDTDQIVAWLEANGFLRTGTVRDTGEYAVRGGIIDLSPPGLANPVRLDFFGDTLESIRAFDPETQRTIGQLRSLDLVPMSEVQLTTETIRRFRQGYVTTFGAATRDDRLYETISEGRRYAGLEHWMPLFYDRLDTLFDYVAGVPLILDHQADDAVAERLSQVQEYYDARCEALKERQSGTAPYKPLKADALYLSPNEWAKRIESATVARLAPFDVPEVAGRRLIDCEGAPGRSFAPERAQEGVNVFDAAVSHVRDLQGAGHHVVLAAWSEGSRDRLCGVLTEHGLPKPKSITRLSDILAMKRGQDIGVAVWGLEAGFSAGQLAVVAEGDILGDRLVRPKRKAKRPQDVILEVQALAPGDLVVHADHGIGRFIGLKTVTAAGAPHDCLEIQYSGGLLLLPVENIELLTRYGSEDADVALDKLGGGAWQARKAKLKRRIMEMAGALIKVAAERFLKSAPKMAPPEGTYGEFAARFPYEETEDQEAAIAATLGDLTSGRPMDRLVCGDVGFGKTEVALRAAFVTALSGKQVAVVVPTTLLARQHARTFEARFKGLPVNVAQASRFVGNADLKKVREGLADGSVDIVVGTHALLAKNITFKDLGLIIIDEEQHFGVAHKERLKALKSEVHVLTLSATPIPRTLQLAMTGVRELSIIATPPVDRLAVRTFVMPFDPLSIREALLRERYRGGQAFYVVPRIEHLEEVKRFLDREVPEAKVAVAHGQMAAGQLEDVMTAFYDGQYDILLATTIVESGLDIPTANTLIVHRADMFGLAQLYQLRGRVGRSKARAYALFTTPEGKTLTVQAERRLSVLQSLDTLGAGFQLASHDLDIRGAGNLLGDEQSGHVKEVGYELYQQMLESAVAALKSGNALPTDEQWSPTIALGAPVTMPEDYVADLSVRLGLYRRLATLENDQELESFGAELIDRFGPMPPEVEQLLKIVTIKILCRETNVEKVEAGPKGIVMHFRDRSFANPAKLAGYIADQRSFAKVRPDMSVVFIRDLATVAERLKETTAILRDLVKLITKRKAA
- a CDS encoding succinate dehydrogenase assembly factor 2; translation: MTGTTRTSADLDPRRRRTLYRSWHRGTREMDLIMGRFADAEIGTLTEEELDDFELLIEVPDRDLFRWITDEVEAPSNYDTPVYRRMKAFHQHGAPVDL
- a CDS encoding fatty acid desaturase, with the translated sequence MDVAVLAREVARHCAAYRDPVPRLALRQLANTLLPYLALCALMLWAAASGYALLVLPLALPAGGLLVRLFIIQHDCGHGSFLPSRTANDRLGRCLSLLTVTPYDSWKRAHALHHASTGDLSRRGTGDIHTLTVREYLALSRWHRLRYRLYRNPFILIVLGSPLNFLVLQRLPFGVGLPWRTAWRDVLTLDLALAAMVAALAVAAGGIGPVLWVLLPVVSVAAWVGGWLFYVQHQYEETVWEGPEAWDFHRAALGGSSYYVLPAVLQWFTGNVGLHHIHHLNSRIPNYRLQECLDGHATLSEVGRLTLRDSLRCLGLALWDEDARKLIGFSGVRTLQAA